The following are encoded in a window of Candidatus Binatus sp. genomic DNA:
- a CDS encoding cobyric acid synthase, whose amino-acid sequence MSARSLMVMGTASDVGKSVVVTALCRAFARAGVRVAPFKSQNMSNNAAVCPGGGEIGRAQAVQAQACGLEPSPDMNPVLLKTQSGMGCQVVIRGRARFQMGVNDYERYRTEAWPEIVSSYSNLARDFELIVIEGAGSAAEINLRHRDIVNWEIAELADAPVLLVADIDKGGVFASIVGTIELLAPEERRRVKGVLINKFRGDQKLLEPGLRFLEQRTGIPILGVIPWQQSLGLPQEDAASLVGIATHPGGKPITIGVIHLPSISNYTDFDAFEDEPDVAVHYLSDPAVAPRLDVLIIPGTKDTVADLKWLRATGWENLLVRHRRAGGWVLGICGGYQMLGRRVIDADGVESDTLETIGLGLLEMETIFQGGKITDRIRAIHLPTSIPVSGYEIHSGRITGVTASRALFRLTHRDSSAVNELEGARSDDGRVIGTSIHGMFDSAGFRRNFLDEIRTSKGLAPLESAAQDDTDANRRTAFDRIADALEASVDMAQVAALAGVSLR is encoded by the coding sequence ATGAGCGCCAGGAGCTTGATGGTAATGGGCACGGCGTCGGACGTCGGCAAGAGCGTGGTCGTCACCGCGCTGTGCCGTGCGTTCGCGCGCGCCGGCGTCCGCGTGGCGCCCTTCAAATCGCAAAACATGTCGAACAACGCCGCGGTTTGCCCCGGTGGCGGCGAGATCGGACGCGCGCAGGCCGTGCAGGCTCAGGCGTGCGGGCTCGAACCGAGCCCCGACATGAATCCGGTGCTGTTGAAAACGCAATCCGGAATGGGCTGCCAAGTAGTGATTCGGGGCCGAGCACGGTTTCAAATGGGGGTAAATGACTATGAGCGGTATCGTACTGAGGCATGGCCTGAGATAGTCAGTAGCTATAGCAATCTGGCGCGGGATTTTGAGCTGATTGTTATCGAAGGCGCGGGCAGTGCGGCAGAGATCAATCTGCGCCATCGGGACATAGTCAATTGGGAAATCGCCGAACTGGCCGACGCGCCCGTCCTGTTGGTCGCGGACATCGACAAGGGCGGAGTCTTTGCCTCGATCGTCGGCACGATCGAGCTGCTCGCGCCCGAGGAACGGCGTCGCGTAAAGGGAGTGCTGATTAACAAGTTTCGCGGCGATCAAAAGCTGCTGGAACCCGGCCTTCGCTTTCTCGAGCAACGCACCGGTATCCCGATACTCGGAGTGATTCCCTGGCAGCAGAGCCTGGGACTGCCGCAGGAGGACGCCGCCAGTTTGGTTGGCATCGCGACGCACCCCGGCGGCAAGCCGATAACTATCGGAGTGATACACCTGCCGAGTATTTCCAACTATACGGATTTCGATGCGTTCGAGGACGAACCGGATGTCGCCGTGCACTACTTGAGCGATCCCGCCGTGGCGCCACGGCTTGACGTTCTGATCATTCCGGGGACCAAGGACACCGTCGCCGATCTGAAGTGGCTGCGCGCAACCGGGTGGGAGAACTTGCTGGTCCGGCACCGCCGCGCGGGTGGATGGGTGCTTGGAATCTGCGGAGGGTACCAGATGCTTGGACGGCGCGTCATCGACGCCGACGGGGTCGAGAGCGATACGCTCGAAACGATTGGGTTGGGATTGCTCGAAATGGAAACGATCTTTCAGGGCGGGAAAATCACCGATCGAATACGAGCAATTCATCTGCCGACAAGCATCCCCGTTTCCGGCTACGAGATTCACTCCGGGCGCATCACCGGCGTCACGGCTTCCCGGGCGCTGTTCAGATTGACGCATCGGGACTCCAGCGCAGTGAACGAATTGGAGGGCGCACGGTCAGACGACGGACGAGTGATCGGCACTTCGATTCACGGAATGTTCGATTCGGCCGGTTTTCGACGAAACTTTCTCGACGAGATCAGGACTTCGAAAGGACTCGCCCCGCTCGAATCCGCCGCGCAGGATGATACCGACGCCAATCGCCGCACGGCCTTCGATCGAATCGCCGACGCGCTGGAAGCGAGCGTGGATATGGCGCAGGTCGCGGCGCTCGCCGGCGTTTCTCTCCGCTAG
- a CDS encoding aldo/keto reductase has product MIETSPFGNTGHQSTRVIFGAAALGGMKQDKADGVLELILEYGINHIATAASYGDSELRIGPWMREHRKRFFLATKTGERTYEGARASLHRSLERLRVDRVDLIQMHNLVAQDEWATALGARGALEALVEARTQGLVRFIGVTGHGSQVAAMHRRSLERFAFDSVLFPYNFTMLDIGQYGADVEALLKVCRERAVATQTIKSVARRRWQNGNGPKFSWYEPLRDRDAIRRSVHFVLSRPGLFLNTSSDATLIRDILDAASVKATAPARAEMEADVARYAMEPLFIPGVSDTI; this is encoded by the coding sequence GTGATCGAGACAAGTCCATTTGGAAATACCGGTCATCAGAGCACGCGGGTCATTTTCGGCGCCGCCGCGTTGGGCGGGATGAAGCAGGACAAGGCCGACGGGGTGCTCGAGCTGATCCTCGAATACGGCATCAATCACATCGCCACGGCCGCTTCGTACGGCGATTCGGAATTGCGGATCGGTCCGTGGATGCGGGAGCATCGCAAACGGTTTTTTCTCGCCACCAAGACCGGCGAGCGCACCTACGAAGGCGCGCGCGCGAGCCTGCATCGATCGCTGGAGAGGCTCCGGGTCGATCGGGTTGACCTGATCCAGATGCACAACCTGGTCGCGCAGGATGAATGGGCGACGGCTCTGGGAGCCCGCGGCGCGCTCGAAGCGCTGGTGGAGGCGCGCACCCAGGGACTGGTGCGATTCATCGGAGTCACGGGTCACGGCTCGCAGGTCGCCGCGATGCATCGCCGCAGCCTGGAGCGGTTCGCGTTCGACTCGGTGTTGTTTCCATACAATTTTACAATGCTGGATATCGGACAGTACGGCGCCGACGTCGAGGCGCTGCTGAAAGTCTGCCGCGAGCGCGCCGTGGCGACGCAGACGATCAAGTCGGTGGCGCGGCGGCGATGGCAAAACGGCAACGGCCCGAAATTCAGCTGGTACGAGCCGCTTCGCGATCGCGACGCGATCCGCAGGAGCGTCCACTTCGTGCTCAGCCGGCCAGGGCTGTTCCTGAATACCTCGAGCGACGCGACCCTCATCCGCGATATTCTCGATGCGGCGAGCGTGAAAGCAACGGCGCCGGCGCGCGCCGAGATGGAAGCCGACGTGGCGCGCTACGCGATGGAACCGCTGTTCATCCCCGGCGTGTCGGACACGATCTAA
- the gnd gene encoding phosphogluconate dehydrogenase (NAD(+)-dependent, decarboxylating), translated as MQMGMVGLGRMGANMVRRLLRGGHECVVFDVSAAAVKELAKEGAIAASSLDDFAAKLKQPRVAWMMVPAAVVEDTVADLSRRFQRDDIIVDGGNSYYIDDLRRAESLRAKGIHYVDSGTSGGVWGLERGFCQMIGGEPQVVKHLDSIFATLAPSIDSAPRTPGRDQVQGSTAEHGYLHCGPNGAGHFVKMVHNGIEYGIMAAYAEGMNILRNANVGTQTHAVDAETTPLRNPKLYLYDFNLTDVAEVWRRGSVIASWLLDLTANALLGDPELKKFAGRVSDSGEGRWTIDAAIDEGVPAHVLTAALYERFGSRGAADFADKLLSAMRYEFGGHLEKKA; from the coding sequence ATGCAAATGGGAATGGTCGGGCTCGGCCGAATGGGCGCCAACATGGTGCGGCGCCTGCTGCGCGGCGGTCACGAATGCGTCGTGTTCGATGTGAGCGCCGCCGCGGTCAAGGAATTGGCGAAGGAGGGCGCCATCGCCGCGTCGTCACTCGACGACTTCGCCGCCAAGCTCAAGCAGCCGCGCGTGGCGTGGATGATGGTGCCGGCTGCCGTCGTCGAGGATACGGTGGCGGACCTGTCGCGCCGATTCCAGCGCGACGACATCATCGTTGACGGCGGCAATTCGTATTACATCGACGACCTCAGGCGCGCCGAATCGCTGCGGGCCAAGGGGATTCACTATGTCGATTCAGGCACCAGCGGTGGCGTCTGGGGACTCGAGCGCGGCTTTTGCCAGATGATCGGCGGCGAGCCGCAAGTCGTGAAGCATCTCGATTCGATTTTTGCCACGCTCGCGCCGTCGATCGATTCCGCCCCGCGCACGCCCGGCCGCGACCAGGTCCAAGGCAGCACCGCCGAGCACGGTTATCTGCATTGCGGACCCAACGGCGCGGGTCACTTCGTGAAAATGGTTCACAACGGAATCGAGTACGGGATTATGGCGGCGTATGCGGAGGGGATGAACATTCTGCGCAACGCCAACGTGGGGACGCAGACGCATGCGGTGGATGCGGAGACCACCCCGCTGCGCAATCCCAAGCTGTACCTGTACGACTTTAATCTCACCGACGTCGCCGAGGTATGGCGCCGCGGCAGCGTGATTGCGTCGTGGCTGCTGGACCTGACCGCCAACGCGCTGCTTGGCGATCCGGAACTGAAGAAATTTGCCGGGCGGGTATCGGATTCGGGCGAGGGCCGCTGGACGATCGACGCGGCGATCGATGAGGGCGTCCCCGCGCATGTGCTTACCGCCGCGCTCTACGAACGCTTCGGCTCGCGAGGCGCGGCCGACTTTGCGGACAAGCTCCTGTCTGCGATGCGCTACGAGTTCGGCGGACACCTGGAGAAGAAGGCCTAG
- a CDS encoding glutathione S-transferase family protein, which produces MMNTGRTNDTYILWGAPTSLYSGKARSYLIKKRIPYREFFPSHAVYQTKIAPALGFFVVPVLEAPDGSIIQDTSDIIEHLEEKFPEPRLNPSMPVQRTVASLIGAFGSEGLLKMAMHYRWSYLTQQEKFLRAEFGRGASASRNRADRDAVAAPFMQAMQAYLPRLGIARETIPAIERSYEELLDILEAHFMLNPYILGGRPSDADFGLMAPLFAHLGRDPYPCTLMKSRAPNVFRWTERMNLPDIFDGEFADVDASYPRDDSIPETLEPLLTHIFKDWGPELLATADLYNAWVKGNPSLKPGDLVSAQRDRRVHPTLGNISFALGRQNLQCAAAPQTLWHFDKVLRRARALSGAAGAQFEALVQRTGGGRAMAITLARPIKRENYVLVVG; this is translated from the coding sequence ATGATGAACACCGGACGCACAAATGACACCTATATTTTGTGGGGCGCGCCTACGTCGCTCTATAGCGGGAAGGCAAGGTCCTATCTGATCAAGAAGCGGATTCCATATCGGGAGTTCTTCCCGTCGCACGCGGTCTACCAGACGAAGATCGCTCCCGCCTTGGGGTTCTTCGTCGTTCCAGTGCTGGAAGCTCCCGACGGCTCCATCATTCAAGACACCTCCGACATCATCGAACATCTAGAGGAGAAATTTCCCGAGCCGCGCCTCAACCCGTCAATGCCGGTGCAACGGACCGTTGCCTCGCTGATAGGAGCGTTTGGCTCGGAAGGGCTGCTCAAGATGGCGATGCACTACCGTTGGTCCTACTTGACGCAGCAAGAGAAATTTCTGCGCGCCGAATTTGGCCGTGGCGCATCCGCAAGCCGCAATCGGGCGGATCGCGACGCCGTCGCCGCGCCCTTCATGCAGGCGATGCAGGCGTACTTGCCGCGGCTCGGCATCGCCAGAGAAACCATCCCGGCCATCGAGCGCTCGTATGAGGAATTGCTCGACATCCTCGAGGCGCACTTCATGTTGAATCCGTACATTCTGGGCGGCCGGCCCAGCGACGCTGACTTCGGATTGATGGCTCCCCTGTTCGCGCATCTGGGGCGTGACCCCTATCCCTGCACCTTGATGAAAAGTCGCGCACCCAACGTCTTTCGCTGGACCGAACGAATGAACTTGCCTGACATCTTCGACGGCGAGTTCGCCGACGTGGATGCATCCTATCCGCGCGATGACAGCATTCCGGAAACCTTGGAGCCCCTCCTTACCCACATCTTCAAGGACTGGGGACCCGAGTTGCTTGCCACTGCGGACCTATACAATGCGTGGGTAAAGGGAAATCCGTCGCTGAAACCCGGGGATCTGGTTTCCGCGCAACGCGATCGGCGCGTGCACCCCACGTTGGGAAACATCAGCTTCGCGCTTGGGCGTCAAAACCTCCAATGCGCAGCGGCTCCACAAACGCTTTGGCATTTCGACAAGGTATTAAGGCGAGCACGCGCATTGTCCGGCGCCGCTGGAGCGCAATTCGAGGCGCTCGTCCAACGTACCGGCGGTGGCCGCGCGATGGCTATCACGCTCGCTCGCCCCATCAAGCGCGAGAATTACGTGCTGGTTGTCGGGTGA
- a CDS encoding ABC transporter permease: protein MIPIRYNLRSLMVRRATSVMTASVVALVVMLLFILSGFVAGLRATVMRSAITDNWIVLSRGTANEGGSFISREQYEIIKSRPQIATTPNGQALVSPEVITGFNPVPDAPPSSAIFTLLRGVYPIAYQVHRDMRLESGRWPNRGTAEMVVGRKLAARFHNLAVGSDFKFGRRTFKIVGIFSDHDSARESEVLTDLDILTQDIHVANGFQVLHVVLKPGTHDDFAKSLTTDSRVKVDTMSEQEFYAKQTEFVDQLRALGLIVALILAIGSVFGAMNTMYSAVARRTSEIGVLRVLGFSRFNVLASFVIESIVLALAGGVLGEILGVLVAYSTGLASQLMNVGEFIFRFQLTAGAFVSGMIAAIAIGALGGLLPAWRASRIGLVESLRSV, encoded by the coding sequence GGCGCTGGTCGTGATGCTACTGTTCATCTTGTCGGGCTTCGTCGCGGGCCTGCGCGCGACTGTGATGCGAAGCGCGATCACCGACAACTGGATCGTGCTGAGCCGCGGCACGGCCAACGAGGGCGGCAGCTTCATCTCGCGCGAGCAATACGAGATCATCAAGAGCCGGCCGCAAATCGCGACGACTCCCAACGGCCAGGCGCTGGTCTCGCCCGAGGTAATCACCGGTTTCAATCCGGTCCCCGACGCGCCGCCTTCCAGCGCGATCTTCACGCTCCTTCGCGGCGTTTATCCAATCGCCTACCAGGTCCATCGCGACATGCGCCTGGAAAGCGGGCGCTGGCCAAATCGCGGCACGGCCGAGATGGTGGTCGGCCGCAAGCTGGCCGCGCGTTTTCATAACCTCGCGGTCGGAAGCGATTTCAAATTTGGACGGCGCACTTTCAAAATTGTCGGCATCTTTTCCGATCACGACAGCGCGCGCGAGTCGGAAGTGCTGACCGATCTCGACATCCTGACCCAGGATATCCACGTCGCCAACGGCTTCCAGGTGCTTCACGTCGTGCTCAAGCCGGGCACCCATGACGACTTCGCCAAGTCACTGACGACCGATTCGCGGGTCAAAGTAGATACGATGTCGGAGCAGGAATTTTACGCGAAACAAACCGAGTTCGTCGATCAGTTGCGCGCGCTCGGCCTGATCGTCGCGCTGATTCTTGCGATTGGCTCGGTGTTCGGTGCGATGAACACGATGTACTCCGCGGTCGCGCGCCGCACCAGCGAGATCGGCGTGCTGCGCGTGCTGGGCTTCAGCCGCTTCAACGTGCTCGCGAGTTTCGTAATCGAGAGTATCGTGCTCGCGCTCGCCGGCGGCGTGCTCGGCGAGATACTCGGGGTGTTGGTCGCGTACTCGACCGGGCTGGCCAGCCAGCTCATGAACGTCGGCGAGTTCATCTTCAGGTTTCAGCTGACTGCGGGCGCGTTCGTGTCGGGAATGATCGCCGCAATTGCGATTGGCGCGCTCGGCGGATTGCTGCCCGCATGGCGCGCCTCGCGCATCGGTCTGGTCGAATCGCTGCGCTCGGTCTAA
- a CDS encoding class II fructose-bisphosphate aldolase: MTSLREVLNRAEADKVAVGHFNFSDLVAFNAIVAAARDKRLPVMVGLSEGEREFTGVRQAAALVKSVRDEYDFPIFLNADHTHSIAKAEAAAKAGFDEIIFDGSALPFEENIAQTKKAIEAIKSINPAILVEGEIGWIGASSAVLDKIPDGVGVMTTPQEAKQFVDATSVDVLSPAVGNMHGMLKSMVHGNVRKRLNIERIAEIKAAVRIFMTLHGGSGTNDDDFRRAIKSGMTIVHVNTELRLAWRRGVEAGLAAEPNEVAPYKILRAAVEAVKAVVGSRLELFSSR; encoded by the coding sequence ATGACATCGCTGCGTGAAGTATTGAACCGCGCGGAAGCGGACAAAGTCGCCGTCGGTCATTTTAATTTCTCGGACCTGGTCGCGTTCAACGCGATCGTCGCCGCCGCGCGCGACAAGAGATTACCCGTGATGGTGGGTCTGTCCGAGGGCGAGCGCGAGTTCACCGGCGTCCGACAGGCCGCAGCGTTGGTAAAGTCGGTTCGTGACGAGTACGACTTTCCGATTTTTCTCAACGCCGACCACACTCACTCGATCGCCAAAGCTGAGGCGGCGGCGAAGGCGGGATTCGACGAAATCATATTCGACGGGTCGGCGCTCCCTTTCGAGGAAAACATCGCGCAGACCAAGAAAGCGATCGAGGCGATCAAATCGATCAACCCTGCGATTCTTGTCGAGGGCGAGATCGGCTGGATCGGTGCGTCGTCGGCTGTGCTCGACAAGATTCCCGACGGTGTCGGCGTTATGACCACGCCGCAGGAGGCGAAACAATTCGTCGATGCTACCTCAGTTGACGTTTTGTCGCCGGCGGTCGGCAACATGCACGGAATGCTCAAGAGCATGGTTCACGGCAACGTTCGCAAGCGGCTGAATATCGAGAGGATCGCGGAGATCAAAGCAGCGGTTCGGATCTTCATGACATTGCACGGCGGGTCGGGCACCAACGACGACGATTTCAGGAGGGCGATCAAGTCCGGTATGACTATCGTCCACGTCAACACCGAACTGCGGCTGGCTTGGCGACGGGGGGTCGAAGCGGGGCTGGCAGCGGAGCCCAACGAGGTGGCGCCCTACAAGATACTGAGGGCCGCGGTCGAGGCGGTGAAAGCGGTGGTTGGTTCGCGGCTCGAACTGTTCAGTTCGAGATAA
- a CDS encoding ABC transporter permease produces the protein MFNWIKLVERNMRRNLRRTILTILTIALATFIYTVLVSVPASMDRVVKDASGTLRLIISNKTAPWEDLPARYCDDINKMSGVAACVAITGWFATWRDVSEPVFGVGAGPEIGDVFPDYALTNQQREASAKEKRTAIVGEILMRKYGWKIGDTVTLRSTDSDHMEMTFIIGGQMASKRYPNTFLMRRDYLMAARKAHGLPDEDIAWNIIVRATSADAMGPLAKQIDEHFANSDAETRTMTESDALSSGLSAIGNIRAIVFALCLVVLLTVLLIAANSTVMMVREQISDVAVMRALGFSRSAVAFLLFGECGAIGLFGGIIGAGAAFWMFSGGITLGAALGGNGALWVTSAQTLNALIAALAVSIVSGVVPIFEAVRLPPALALRKVV, from the coding sequence GTGTTCAACTGGATCAAATTGGTCGAGCGCAATATGCGTCGAAATTTGCGCCGCACGATTCTGACTATCCTCACGATCGCGCTGGCCACCTTCATCTACACCGTCCTGGTGTCGGTGCCGGCTTCGATGGATCGCGTCGTCAAGGACGCGTCCGGCACGCTCCGTCTCATAATCAGCAACAAGACCGCGCCGTGGGAGGATCTACCAGCGCGTTATTGCGACGACATCAATAAAATGTCCGGCGTCGCCGCGTGCGTCGCGATCACGGGATGGTTCGCGACGTGGCGCGACGTCAGCGAGCCGGTCTTCGGCGTCGGCGCCGGCCCGGAGATAGGCGACGTGTTCCCTGACTACGCGTTGACCAACCAGCAGCGCGAGGCGAGCGCCAAAGAAAAGCGCACCGCCATCGTCGGCGAAATTCTCATGCGCAAATACGGCTGGAAGATCGGCGACACCGTCACGCTCCGCAGCACCGACTCAGACCATATGGAGATGACCTTCATCATCGGCGGCCAGATGGCGTCCAAGCGCTATCCCAACACCTTTCTCATGCGGCGCGACTACCTGATGGCGGCGCGCAAAGCGCACGGGCTGCCCGACGAAGACATCGCCTGGAACATCATCGTCCGCGCCACCAGCGCCGACGCGATGGGCCCGCTCGCCAAACAGATCGACGAGCACTTCGCCAATTCCGACGCCGAAACGCGCACCATGACCGAAAGCGACGCGCTCTCTTCCGGCCTCTCCGCCATCGGCAACATCAGGGCTATCGTGTTCGCGCTATGTCTGGTCGTGTTGCTGACCGTGCTGCTCATCGCCGCCAACTCCACGGTCATGATGGTCCGCGAACAAATCAGCGACGTCGCCGTGATGCGCGCGCTCGGCTTCAGCCGCAGCGCCGTAGCCTTTTTGTTATTCGGTGAATGCGGCGCGATCGGACTCTTCGGCGGCATCATCGGCGCCGGCGCCGCGTTCTGGATGTTCTCCGGCGGCATCACGCTCGGCGCGGCGCTCGGCGGCAACGGCGCGCTGTGGGTCACTTCCGCGCAAACCCTCAATGCGCTGATCGCCGCGCTGGCCGTCAGCATAGTGAGCGGCGTCGTCCCGATCTTCGAAGCCGTCCGGCTTCCGCCCGCGCTTGCGTTGCGCAAGGTCGTTTAG
- a CDS encoding oxidoreductase — MPDRKAWTADDMPDLSGKTIVVTGGNSGIGYEAALEFARKRADVIIACRDLGKARTAAAQISASSPGAKVEVMELDLSNLASVRGFADAFRLGHPALHVLCNNAGVMAIPYRLTADGFEMQFGTNHLGHFALTGLLLDRLLATDGARVVNVSSNAHRMGSIRFDDLQWHNGYRKWRAYGQSKLANLLFSFELQRRADASGAKLLSVACHPGYAATNLQAAGPRMQGSSMLEYLFSVGNSLLAQSAAMGALPTEYAAVAPDVHGGDYIGPDGIAEMWGHPEKVGCSAAARDSAAAARLWEVSEQLTKVHYAL; from the coding sequence ATGCCCGACAGAAAAGCGTGGACCGCCGATGACATGCCGGATCTTTCCGGGAAGACGATCGTCGTAACCGGTGGCAACAGCGGCATCGGCTATGAAGCCGCGCTGGAATTCGCGCGCAAGCGGGCCGATGTCATCATTGCCTGCCGCGACCTGGGCAAGGCTCGAACCGCCGCCGCTCAGATCTCCGCATCATCGCCCGGCGCCAAGGTTGAGGTGATGGAACTCGACCTCTCGAACCTCGCGTCGGTGCGCGGCTTCGCCGACGCGTTCCGTCTGGGGCATCCCGCGCTACACGTGCTGTGCAACAACGCCGGCGTCATGGCGATCCCGTATCGTCTCACGGCAGACGGCTTCGAGATGCAATTCGGCACCAATCACCTGGGACATTTCGCGTTGACCGGACTGCTGCTCGATCGATTGCTCGCCACCGATGGCGCGCGAGTGGTCAACGTAAGCAGCAACGCGCATCGCATGGGCAGCATTCGTTTCGACGATCTCCAATGGCACAACGGCTACCGCAAGTGGAGGGCTTACGGGCAGAGCAAGCTCGCCAACTTGTTGTTCAGCTTCGAGTTGCAGCGGCGAGCCGACGCATCGGGCGCAAAGCTGCTCAGCGTCGCGTGCCATCCCGGATATGCGGCGACCAATCTGCAAGCCGCGGGACCGCGGATGCAGGGATCGTCGATGCTCGAATATCTTTTCTCAGTCGGCAACAGCCTGCTCGCGCAAAGCGCCGCGATGGGCGCGCTGCCTACCGAGTATGCGGCGGTCGCGCCCGACGTCCACGGCGGCGATTACATCGGCCCTGACGGTATCGCCGAGATGTGGGGACATCCAGAAAAAGTCGGTTGTAGTGCGGCTGCTCGCGACAGCGCGGCCGCCGCCCGGCTTTGGGAAGTGTCCGAGCAGCTCACCAAGGTGCATTACGCGCTTTGA
- a CDS encoding pyruvoyl-dependent arginine decarboxylase: MGPIDKGIFLTKGVGRHREKLTSFELALRDARIAEFNLVRVSSIFPPGCKVVSIQDGLKTLTPGQIVYTVMYDNSTDEPHRLMASSVGLAIPADKDQYGYLSEHKSFGQTDEKAGDYAEDLAATMLATALGVDFDPNVSYDERKGVWKLSDKIVQTRNITQSAIGDRDGLWTTVVTAAVFVNLPTDK, encoded by the coding sequence ATGGGTCCGATCGACAAAGGTATTTTTCTGACCAAGGGCGTCGGCAGGCACCGCGAGAAGCTCACCTCGTTCGAGCTCGCACTTCGCGACGCGCGGATCGCCGAGTTCAATCTGGTTCGAGTCAGCTCGATTTTTCCTCCCGGATGCAAAGTCGTGTCGATTCAGGACGGACTGAAGACCCTGACTCCCGGCCAGATCGTTTACACCGTCATGTACGACAACTCCACCGACGAACCGCATCGCCTGATGGCTTCGTCGGTCGGGCTGGCAATTCCGGCCGACAAGGATCAATACGGCTATCTGTCCGAGCACAAGAGTTTCGGGCAGACCGACGAGAAGGCTGGCGACTACGCCGAAGATCTCGCCGCCACGATGCTCGCGACCGCGCTCGGCGTGGACTTCGATCCCAACGTCAGTTACGACGAACGCAAGGGCGTATGGAAGCTGTCCGATAAAATCGTTCAGACGCGAAACATCACGCAATCCGCGATCGGCGATCGCGACGGTCTATGGACTACGGTCGTTACGGCCGCGGTATTCGTCAATCTACCGACGGACAAATAG